The following proteins come from a genomic window of Dreissena polymorpha isolate Duluth1 chromosome 1, UMN_Dpol_1.0, whole genome shotgun sequence:
- the LOC127854168 gene encoding pleckstrin homology domain-containing family F member 2-like isoform X1 encodes MVDRLVNSESNARRIACVEDAFGSSGQPLAVSGRVLVGEGVLTKMCRKKPKPRQFFLFNDVLVYGNIVINKKKYNVQHILALEDVKIESVDDIGNLRNGFKLISPKKSFVVYAATAVEKQQWISHIKKCVTDLLNKRGVTQNSVDDSPVWIPDSSASKCMLCKRSQFNMINRRHHCRKCGLVVCNDCSSKRWLLPQQSSKPLRVCLTCYEKLSNAKSSGPDHMYDDYPGTGALGLPPSRPGQEDSSGEDSDEDEEQDAVYQGIPEDQFHSYET; translated from the exons ATGGTTGATAGACTAG TCAACAGTGAGTCCAATGCTCGCAGAATTGCGTGTGTTGAGGATGCATTTGGATCTTCTGGCCAG CCCCTGGCTGTATCAGGCAGGGTTCTTGTGGGGGAAGGTGTACTGACAAAGATGTGCAGGAAGAAGCCTAAACCTCGGCAGTTCTTCCTCTTTAATGATGTCTTGGTGTACGGAAATATAGTAATCAACAAGAAAAAG TATAATGTACAGCACATACTGGCGTTAGAGGATGTTAAAATTGAGAGTGTAGATGATATAGGAA ATTTGAGGAATGGGTTCAAATTGATCAGTCCAAAGAAGTCGTTTGTTGTGTATGCAGCCACAGCTGTAGAGAAACAGCAATGGATTTCTCACATCAAGAAGTGTGTCACAGACCTTTTGAATAAAA GAGGTGTTACCCAGAATTCTGTTGATGATTCCCCGGTGTGGATACCCGACTCCTCGGCCTCCAAGTGCATGCTTTGCAAGCGCTCACAGTTCAACATGATTAATAGACGG CACCACTGTCGGAAGTGCGGTCTTGTGGTGTGTAATGACTGCTCTAGCAAGCGGTGGCTGCTCCCCCAGCAGTCCTCAAAGCCTCTACGCGTGTGCCTTACCTGCTACGAGAAACTATCTAACGCTAAAAGTTCAG GGCCTGATCACATGTACGATGATTACCCTGGTACAGGTGCGTTGGGCCTCCCACCAAGCAGGCCGGGGCAAGAGGATTCATCTGGGGAGGATTCTGATGAGGATGAGGAGCAAGATGCAGTGTATCAGGGCATTCCAGAG GACCAGTTCCATAGCTATGAAACTTAA
- the LOC127854168 gene encoding pleckstrin homology domain-containing family F member 2-like isoform X2, with protein sequence MVDRLVNSESNARRIACVEDAFGSSGQPLAVSGRVLVGEGVLTKMCRKKPKPRQFFLFNDVLVYGNIVINKKKYNVQHILALEDVKIESVDDIGNLRNGFKLISPKKSFVVYAATAVEKQQWISHIKKCVTDLLNKRGVTQNSVDDSPVWIPDSSASKCMLCKRSQFNMINRRHHCRKCGLVVCNDCSSKRWLLPQQSSKPLRVCLTCYEKLSNAKSSGALGLPPSRPGQEDSSGEDSDEDEEQDAVYQGIPEDQFHSYET encoded by the exons ATGGTTGATAGACTAG TCAACAGTGAGTCCAATGCTCGCAGAATTGCGTGTGTTGAGGATGCATTTGGATCTTCTGGCCAG CCCCTGGCTGTATCAGGCAGGGTTCTTGTGGGGGAAGGTGTACTGACAAAGATGTGCAGGAAGAAGCCTAAACCTCGGCAGTTCTTCCTCTTTAATGATGTCTTGGTGTACGGAAATATAGTAATCAACAAGAAAAAG TATAATGTACAGCACATACTGGCGTTAGAGGATGTTAAAATTGAGAGTGTAGATGATATAGGAA ATTTGAGGAATGGGTTCAAATTGATCAGTCCAAAGAAGTCGTTTGTTGTGTATGCAGCCACAGCTGTAGAGAAACAGCAATGGATTTCTCACATCAAGAAGTGTGTCACAGACCTTTTGAATAAAA GAGGTGTTACCCAGAATTCTGTTGATGATTCCCCGGTGTGGATACCCGACTCCTCGGCCTCCAAGTGCATGCTTTGCAAGCGCTCACAGTTCAACATGATTAATAGACGG CACCACTGTCGGAAGTGCGGTCTTGTGGTGTGTAATGACTGCTCTAGCAAGCGGTGGCTGCTCCCCCAGCAGTCCTCAAAGCCTCTACGCGTGTGCCTTACCTGCTACGAGAAACTATCTAACGCTAAAAGTTCAG GTGCGTTGGGCCTCCCACCAAGCAGGCCGGGGCAAGAGGATTCATCTGGGGAGGATTCTGATGAGGATGAGGAGCAAGATGCAGTGTATCAGGGCATTCCAGAG GACCAGTTCCATAGCTATGAAACTTAA